The following proteins come from a genomic window of Nocardiopsis sp. YSL2:
- a CDS encoding O-methyltransferase — MEDGPLADAYDAGVRSATAPVDAATGAALRFLAAAISARAVVEVGTGCGTSGIWLLRGMAPDGILTTVDTRAEFQEYARSAFSRAGFGAGRARLIRGSALEMLPRLTDGGYDMVFVDADPESAPRYLAEARRLLRPGGVVVFNDATPVPTEPDGPLRVPDPAETAVREVIQQVREDESLIPLLLPIGQGLLAAIRGA, encoded by the coding sequence ATGGAGGACGGCCCGCTGGCCGACGCCTACGACGCGGGAGTGCGCTCGGCGACCGCCCCGGTCGACGCCGCCACGGGAGCGGCCCTGCGGTTCCTGGCCGCGGCGATCAGCGCCCGCGCGGTGGTCGAGGTCGGCACGGGGTGCGGGACGTCGGGAATCTGGCTGCTGCGGGGCATGGCCCCCGACGGCATCCTGACCACCGTCGACACGCGCGCCGAGTTCCAGGAGTACGCCCGGTCGGCCTTCTCCCGCGCCGGCTTCGGCGCGGGACGCGCGCGGCTCATCCGGGGATCGGCCCTGGAGATGCTGCCCCGGCTGACCGACGGCGGCTACGACATGGTGTTCGTGGACGCCGACCCGGAGTCGGCGCCGCGCTACCTGGCGGAGGCCCGGCGGCTGCTGCGCCCGGGCGGCGTGGTCGTGTTCAACGACGCCACACCCGTCCCGACGGAGCCGGACGGCCCGTTGCGGGTGCCCGACCCCGCCGAGACGGCGGTGCGCGAGGTGATCCAGCAGGTCCGCGAGGACGAATCGCTCATCCCGCTACTGCTGCCCATCGGCCAGGGCCTGCTCGCTGCGATTCGGGGCGCTTAG
- a CDS encoding leucyl aminopeptidase translates to MPFATQIHPVAGTLADSTADLLVLPVFAGDDGPAAVDGVADSGLTQVLPGALRDLFTHYSLTGKAGELAQFPVARDGGLVRLALLGVGSGTPDDLRKAGAALSRSARGTETVGLAWPGAGEAAAVAFAEGVLLASYTFTLKTGETPRAKRPAAGVEVVGADTADLADALRRGGDLASATALARDLINTPSLTKDPEWMAQRAREVAAGSGLDVRVWDDQELAEDGFGAILAVGRGSARPPRLVQLTYTPENPTAHVVLVGKGITFDTGGLSLKPNDNMKLMKTDMSGSAIVLAVLSALRAVGAGVQVTGLLPLAENAFSGDATRIGDVLTTYSGKTVEVLNSDAEGRLVLADALGYAVAELGPDVIVDVATLTGAAKVALGTGIGALYSTDDTVAAEIERAGTDSAEPLWRMPLTEEYAETTHSRVADLANIGTRKEFGPAGATDAALFLREFTGDVPWAHLDIAGPGRSMKEDGLLSKGGTAFSTRTLLRWVGRL, encoded by the coding sequence GTGCCATTCGCCACGCAGATCCACCCTGTAGCGGGTACCCTCGCCGATTCCACCGCGGACCTGCTGGTCCTCCCCGTGTTCGCGGGGGACGACGGGCCCGCGGCGGTCGACGGGGTCGCCGACAGCGGACTGACACAGGTGCTCCCTGGCGCGCTCCGCGATCTGTTCACGCACTACTCGCTGACCGGCAAGGCCGGTGAGCTGGCCCAGTTCCCGGTGGCCCGGGACGGCGGCCTGGTACGGCTGGCGCTTCTGGGGGTCGGATCGGGTACGCCCGACGACCTCCGGAAGGCCGGCGCCGCCCTGTCCCGGTCCGCGCGCGGCACCGAGACCGTGGGCCTGGCCTGGCCCGGGGCCGGGGAAGCGGCCGCCGTGGCCTTCGCCGAGGGCGTGCTGCTGGCCTCGTACACCTTCACCCTCAAGACCGGCGAGACCCCCAGGGCCAAGCGCCCGGCGGCGGGCGTCGAGGTCGTCGGCGCCGACACCGCGGACCTGGCCGACGCTCTGCGCCGCGGTGGCGACCTGGCCTCGGCCACCGCCCTGGCCAGGGACCTGATCAACACCCCCTCCCTGACCAAGGACCCGGAGTGGATGGCCCAGCGCGCTCGTGAGGTGGCCGCCGGGTCCGGCCTCGACGTGCGCGTGTGGGACGACCAGGAGCTGGCCGAGGACGGCTTCGGCGCGATCCTCGCCGTGGGACGGGGATCCGCGCGGCCCCCGCGTCTGGTGCAGCTCACCTACACGCCCGAGAACCCGACCGCCCACGTGGTGCTCGTCGGCAAGGGCATCACGTTCGACACCGGTGGGCTGTCACTCAAGCCCAACGACAACATGAAGCTCATGAAGACCGACATGAGCGGCTCGGCGATCGTGCTCGCCGTCCTCTCGGCGCTGCGCGCGGTCGGCGCGGGCGTCCAGGTCACCGGTCTGCTGCCGCTCGCGGAGAACGCCTTCTCCGGCGACGCCACCCGGATCGGCGACGTGCTGACCACCTACAGCGGGAAGACCGTCGAGGTCCTCAACTCCGACGCCGAGGGGCGCCTGGTCCTGGCGGACGCCCTGGGCTACGCCGTCGCCGAGCTCGGCCCGGACGTGATCGTGGACGTGGCGACGCTGACGGGCGCGGCCAAGGTCGCCCTGGGCACCGGCATCGGCGCCCTGTACAGCACCGACGACACGGTCGCGGCCGAGATCGAGCGCGCGGGCACCGACTCCGCCGAGCCGCTGTGGCGGATGCCGCTCACCGAGGAGTACGCAGAGACGACGCACTCGCGGGTCGCGGACCTGGCCAACATCGGGACCCGCAAGGAGTTCGGTCCGGCGGGCGCCACGGACGCGGCGCTGTTCCTGCGCGAGTTCACCGGCGACGTGCCCTGGGCGCACCTGGACATCGCCGGCCCCGGCCGCTCCATGAAGGAGGACGGACTGCTCAGCAAGGGCGGGACCGCGTTCTCCACGCGCACCCTGCTGCGCTGGGTCGGGCGCCTTTGA
- a CDS encoding DUF3117 domain-containing protein: MAAMKPRTSDGPMEVTKEGRGIIMRVPLEGGGRLVVELTPDEAVELRDALKGVVG, from the coding sequence ATGGCGGCGATGAAGCCGAGGACCAGCGACGGGCCGATGGAGGTCACCAAGGAGGGTCGCGGCATCATCATGCGAGTCCCGCTGGAGGGCGGCGGACGCCTGGTCGTCGAGCTGACACCAGACGAGGCGGTCGAGCTCCGGGACGCGCTCAAGGGCGTCGTCGGCTAG
- a CDS encoding TIGR00730 family Rossman fold protein: MTEEETTRHVGPLTYRGRAVPHTTTDQRLLDHRGPSDWVHTDPWRVLRIQSEFVEGFGLLSELPSAVSVFGSARIRPDSEYYDLGVTMGAKLAEAGYTTITGGGPGMMEAANKGAQDAGGMSVGLGIELPFEQSLNPYIDVGMTFRYFFVRKTMFVKYAQAFVVLPGGFGTLDELFEAITLVQTNKVTRFPVVLLGTEFWAGLKTWIEDRLMDSKLINPGDMGLLQTTDDPDEVVDIIRKSHLDIAQQQDEAARRAPGPQQ; the protein is encoded by the coding sequence ATGACGGAAGAAGAGACCACCAGGCACGTCGGCCCCCTGACCTACCGGGGCCGTGCCGTTCCCCACACCACCACCGACCAGCGTCTCCTGGACCACCGCGGTCCGAGCGACTGGGTGCACACCGACCCCTGGCGGGTGCTGCGCATCCAGTCGGAGTTCGTCGAGGGTTTCGGTCTGCTGTCGGAGCTGCCGTCGGCGGTGAGCGTGTTCGGTTCCGCGCGCATCCGGCCCGACAGCGAGTACTACGACCTCGGGGTCACGATGGGCGCCAAGCTCGCCGAGGCCGGGTACACCACCATCACGGGCGGGGGCCCGGGCATGATGGAGGCCGCCAACAAGGGGGCCCAGGACGCGGGCGGGATGTCCGTCGGGCTGGGGATCGAGCTGCCGTTCGAGCAGTCCCTCAACCCCTACATCGACGTGGGCATGACCTTCCGCTACTTCTTCGTGCGCAAGACGATGTTCGTGAAGTACGCGCAGGCGTTCGTCGTGCTGCCCGGCGGTTTCGGAACGCTGGACGAACTCTTCGAAGCGATCACCCTCGTCCAGACCAACAAGGTCACCCGGTTCCCCGTGGTGCTGCTCGGAACGGAGTTCTGGGCCGGGCTCAAGACGTGGATCGAGGACCGCCTCATGGACAGCAAGCTGATCAACCCCGGTGACATGGGCCTGCTCCAGACGACCGACGACCCCGACGAGGTCGTCGACATCATCCGCAAGTCCCACCTGGACATCGCCCAGCAGCAGGACGAGGCCGCGCGCCGGGCCCCGGGGCCCCAGCAGTAG
- the dapE gene encoding succinyl-diaminopimelate desuccinylase: protein MLDLTSDAAELTAALVDIRSESGDERILADAVENALSDLDHLTVTRDGDAVVARTDLGRPRRVVVAGHIDTVPIVDNVPSHVSGGRLYGCGTSDMKAGVAVQLKLAALVPEPVHDVTYVFYDNEEVDASRNGLLRLARKHPEWLAGDFAILMEPTDGVIEGGCQGTMRVEVVARGKRSHSARSWMGENAIHGAGAILDILRAYTPREPEVEGLRFHEGLNAVFIEGGVAGNVIPDECVVTVNYRYAPDLSPAHAEAHLRKVFDGFEVRVVDSSAPARPGLDDPAAAAFVTAVGEGRARAKLGWTDVSRFSELGVPAVNYGPGDPTLAHTKDEYTEIAPIREAEERMVAWLTGAR, encoded by the coding sequence ATGCTGGACCTGACCTCGGACGCGGCCGAACTGACCGCCGCCCTCGTCGACATCCGCTCGGAGAGCGGTGACGAGAGGATCCTGGCCGACGCGGTCGAGAACGCCCTCTCCGACCTGGACCACCTCACCGTGACGCGGGACGGCGACGCCGTGGTCGCCCGCACGGACCTGGGCCGTCCGCGGCGCGTCGTGGTGGCCGGGCACATCGACACCGTCCCCATCGTCGACAACGTGCCCTCCCACGTCTCCGGGGGCCGCCTGTACGGCTGCGGCACGAGCGACATGAAGGCCGGGGTGGCCGTCCAGCTCAAGCTCGCCGCCCTGGTCCCCGAGCCCGTGCACGACGTCACCTACGTCTTCTACGACAACGAGGAGGTCGACGCCTCCCGCAACGGGCTCCTGCGCCTGGCCCGCAAGCACCCCGAGTGGCTGGCCGGCGACTTCGCCATCCTGATGGAGCCCACCGACGGCGTCATCGAGGGCGGCTGCCAGGGCACCATGCGGGTGGAGGTCGTGGCCAGGGGCAAGCGCTCGCACAGCGCCCGCTCGTGGATGGGCGAGAACGCCATCCACGGCGCCGGGGCGATCCTGGACATCCTGCGCGCCTACACCCCCCGGGAACCCGAGGTGGAGGGGCTGCGCTTCCACGAGGGCCTCAACGCGGTGTTCATCGAGGGCGGCGTGGCGGGCAACGTCATCCCCGACGAGTGCGTGGTCACGGTCAACTACCGCTACGCCCCGGACCTGTCCCCGGCCCACGCCGAGGCGCACCTGCGCAAGGTCTTCGACGGCTTCGAGGTGCGGGTGGTCGACTCCTCCGCCCCGGCCCGCCCCGGCCTGGACGACCCCGCGGCGGCCGCGTTCGTCACCGCGGTGGGAGAGGGGAGGGCCCGGGCCAAGCTCGGCTGGACCGACGTCTCGCGCTTCTCCGAACTGGGCGTGCCCGCCGTCAACTACGGCCCCGGCGACCCCACACTGGCCCACACCAAGGACGAGTACACCGAGATCGCGCCGATCCGCGAGGCCGAGGAGCGCATGGTCGCCTGGCTGACGGGGGCCCGCTGA
- a CDS encoding 2,3,4,5-tetrahydropyridine-2,6-dicarboxylate N-succinyltransferase yields MTSSYTSPLPDQIDELWEQRSTLTPDHSEARSVITGAIDQIDEGKARVAFVDPTSDAVVVDERAKRSILLGFKVLDMKESHVGDFYHHDRMPLKTRFDGVRVVAGAIARWGSYLAPGVVLMPSFTNIGAYVGSGTMVDTWATVGSCAQVGENVHLSGGVGVGGVLEPPQASPVIIEDDAFLGSRSMVVEGARVRTGAKLGAGTILTSSTRVFDAETGEELARGEAPAWSVCVTANRAKSFPGGEFGMPVLLVLKRLQEGEEHDKLALNDLLREHGVNA; encoded by the coding sequence ATGACCAGCTCGTACACAAGTCCGCTGCCCGACCAGATCGACGAACTCTGGGAGCAGCGCTCCACGCTCACACCCGACCACTCCGAGGCCCGTTCCGTCATCACCGGCGCCATCGACCAGATCGACGAGGGCAAGGCCCGTGTGGCCTTCGTCGACCCCACCTCGGACGCCGTCGTGGTCGACGAGCGCGCCAAGCGCTCCATCCTGCTCGGCTTCAAGGTCCTGGACATGAAGGAGTCGCACGTCGGCGACTTCTACCACCACGACCGGATGCCCCTGAAGACCCGCTTCGACGGCGTCCGCGTGGTCGCCGGCGCGATCGCCCGCTGGGGCTCCTACCTGGCCCCGGGCGTCGTGCTCATGCCGTCCTTCACCAACATCGGCGCCTACGTCGGCTCCGGGACGATGGTCGACACCTGGGCCACGGTCGGCTCCTGCGCGCAGGTCGGCGAGAACGTCCACCTGTCCGGCGGCGTCGGCGTCGGCGGCGTCCTGGAGCCCCCGCAGGCATCCCCGGTCATCATCGAGGACGACGCCTTCCTGGGCTCGCGGAGCATGGTCGTCGAGGGCGCCCGCGTGCGCACCGGCGCCAAGCTGGGCGCGGGCACGATCCTCACCTCCTCCACGCGCGTGTTCGACGCGGAGACGGGTGAGGAACTGGCACGCGGCGAGGCCCCGGCCTGGTCGGTGTGCGTCACCGCCAACCGCGCCAAGAGCTTCCCCGGCGGCGAGTTCGGCATGCCGGTGCTGCTCGTGCTCAAGCGCCTCCAGGAGGGCGAGGAGCACGACAAGCTCGCCCTGAACGACCTGCTGCGCGAGCACGGCGTCAACGCCTGA
- the dapC gene encoding succinyldiaminopimelate transaminase, whose amino-acid sequence MADRRPVTDRLPTFPWDRLAPYKATAAAHPDGIADLSVGTPVDPVPAAVQSALAASSDTPGYPLTWGTPELRSSIGAWLERRHGVRVAEGAVLPTVGSKELVAWLPTLLGLGAGHTVVHPELAYPTYDIGARLAGATPVAADGLASLGPAPVELVWVNSPSNPTGRVLGTAHLRKVVEWARERGAVVASDECYLDLGWDGVEPLSILHPDVCGGSHDNLLAVHSLSKRSNLAGYRAAFVAGDPALVGELLAVRKHAGMIVPAPVQAAMRAALDDDSHADEQKERYRARRARLRAAFEGAGWRIEHSDAGLYLWASHPEHDAWGAVAELAERGVLVAPGDFYGAAGSGHVRVAFTATDERVEAAAKRL is encoded by the coding sequence ATGGCAGACCGGCGACCCGTGACCGACCGGCTCCCCACCTTCCCCTGGGACCGGCTGGCGCCCTACAAGGCGACGGCGGCCGCGCACCCGGACGGCATCGCCGACCTGTCGGTGGGCACGCCCGTCGATCCGGTGCCCGCCGCGGTCCAGAGCGCCCTGGCCGCGTCCTCCGACACGCCCGGCTACCCGCTCACGTGGGGAACCCCCGAACTGCGGTCGTCGATCGGGGCGTGGCTGGAGCGCCGCCACGGGGTCCGCGTCGCTGAAGGCGCCGTCCTGCCCACCGTGGGCTCCAAGGAACTGGTCGCCTGGCTGCCCACTCTGCTCGGTCTGGGCGCCGGCCACACCGTCGTCCACCCCGAACTCGCCTACCCCACCTACGACATCGGTGCCCGCCTGGCCGGGGCGACCCCCGTCGCCGCCGACGGCCTCGCCTCCCTGGGGCCCGCACCCGTCGAGCTGGTGTGGGTCAACTCGCCCAGCAACCCGACCGGGCGCGTCCTGGGTACCGCCCACCTGCGCAAGGTCGTGGAGTGGGCTCGTGAGCGCGGTGCCGTCGTGGCCTCCGACGAGTGCTACCTGGACCTCGGCTGGGACGGCGTGGAACCGCTGTCGATCCTGCACCCCGACGTGTGCGGCGGATCCCACGACAACCTGCTCGCCGTGCACTCGCTGTCCAAGCGCTCCAACCTCGCGGGCTACCGCGCCGCGTTCGTGGCGGGCGACCCGGCGCTGGTCGGCGAGCTGCTGGCCGTGCGCAAGCACGCGGGGATGATCGTCCCGGCCCCGGTCCAGGCCGCCATGCGGGCCGCGCTGGACGACGACTCCCACGCGGACGAGCAGAAGGAGCGCTACCGCGCCCGGCGGGCCCGCCTGCGGGCCGCCTTCGAGGGCGCGGGCTGGCGTATCGAGCACTCCGACGCCGGACTGTACCTGTGGGCGAGCCACCCCGAGCACGACGCCTGGGGTGCGGTCGCCGAACTCGCCGAGCGCGGCGTCCTGGTGGCCCCCGGCGACTTCTACGGCGCCGCCGGGTCCGGGCACGTACGAGTGGCCTTCACGGCCACCGACGAGCGCGTCGAGGCCGCGGCCAAGCGCCTGTAG
- the fdxA gene encoding ferredoxin, whose amino-acid sequence MTYVIAQPCVDVLDKACIDECPVDCIYEGDRMLYIHPDECVDCGACEPVCPVEAIYYEDDLPEQWSDYYKANVDFFDDLGSPGGASKVGKIDRDHPLIAKLPPQAE is encoded by the coding sequence GTGACCTACGTCATCGCGCAGCCCTGCGTTGATGTGCTGGACAAGGCGTGCATTGACGAGTGCCCCGTGGACTGCATCTACGAGGGCGACCGGATGCTGTACATCCACCCGGACGAGTGCGTCGACTGCGGTGCGTGCGAGCCGGTCTGCCCGGTCGAGGCCATCTACTACGAGGACGACCTGCCCGAGCAGTGGTCGGACTACTACAAGGCCAACGTCGACTTCTTCGACGACCTCGGATCGCCGGGTGGCGCCTCGAAGGTCGGCAAGATCGACCGCGACCACCCGCTGATCGCCAAGCTCCCGCCGCAGGCCGAGTAG
- a CDS encoding site-2 protease family protein: MPTPEPPHKAETTDASEPAPDQARGVDPWEKMPEDALNVPSRADLGDASKEPPADERTADAEAGADAEAGAERAGRTPGWTDFLPSPVFVLLLGLAGFAGWLSWRAVEMDWVEEGTPVTPLIPPLLILLGWIVSVAVHEFAHALAAYLAGDRSLRGGGYLRFNPFTYREAFAGLVLPVLYLGLGAFGVTGPPTYVGWDRIRTPGRRVAVALAGPLASLLLAAALAATVSVLVPPGNDTTNWAIAALAFLCFANLTAALVNLLPVPGLDGFEVLAAFVRGRWVGVARTNALFGSVAVFAVLWFPVVNQGFFGLLYSLLEWILPNPAVSGMVFHGQLLLRFWG, translated from the coding sequence ATGCCCACGCCCGAGCCGCCGCACAAGGCGGAGACGACCGACGCGTCCGAACCCGCCCCGGACCAGGCACGCGGCGTCGATCCGTGGGAGAAGATGCCCGAGGACGCGCTGAACGTGCCGAGCCGGGCCGACCTCGGCGACGCCTCGAAGGAGCCGCCCGCGGACGAGCGAACGGCGGACGCCGAGGCCGGCGCGGACGCCGAGGCCGGCGCCGAGCGGGCCGGGCGCACCCCCGGCTGGACGGACTTCCTGCCCAGTCCCGTGTTCGTGCTGCTGCTGGGCCTGGCCGGGTTCGCCGGCTGGCTGTCCTGGCGCGCGGTCGAGATGGACTGGGTGGAGGAGGGCACCCCCGTCACCCCGCTGATCCCGCCGCTGCTCATCCTGCTGGGCTGGATCGTCTCCGTCGCGGTGCACGAGTTCGCGCACGCGCTCGCCGCCTACCTGGCCGGGGACCGCTCACTGCGCGGTGGCGGCTATCTGCGGTTCAACCCCTTCACCTACCGCGAGGCGTTCGCGGGCCTGGTCCTGCCGGTGCTCTACCTCGGACTGGGCGCGTTCGGCGTGACGGGACCGCCCACCTACGTCGGCTGGGACCGGATCCGCACGCCCGGCCGCCGTGTCGCGGTCGCGCTCGCGGGCCCGCTGGCCAGCCTCCTGCTCGCCGCCGCGCTCGCGGCGACGGTGTCGGTCCTGGTCCCGCCGGGCAACGACACCACGAACTGGGCGATCGCCGCACTGGCGTTCCTGTGCTTCGCGAACCTGACCGCCGCCCTGGTCAACCTGCTGCCGGTGCCCGGGCTCGACGGGTTCGAGGTGCTGGCCGCCTTCGTCCGGGGCCGCTGGGTCGGCGTCGCCCGGACCAACGCTCTGTTCGGGTCCGTCGCCGTCTTCGCCGTGCTCTGGTTCCCGGTCGTCAACCAGGGCTTCTTCGGCCTGCTGTACTCGCTGCTGGAGTGGATCCTGCCCAACCCCGCCGTGTCCGGCATGGTCTTCCACGGTCAGTTGCTCCTGCGGTTCTGGGGCTGA
- the mshB gene encoding N-acetyl-1-D-myo-inositol-2-amino-2-deoxy-alpha-D-glucopyranoside deacetylase: MMDRRLMMVHAHPDDESIVTGATLAKYAAEGVGVTLVTCTRGEEGEVIPDDLAHLAADREDTLGDHRVGELDKACVALGVRDHRFLGGAGRYRDSGMMGGPANDHPRAFWGADPEEAARLLAGLIREVRPHVVVSYDEHGGYGHPDHIQAHRVTRLGCVKAAERAMPGTPWQVRKLYAIAQPVSRIEAVIERMTEEPGPFTPPAQVSDIARGTPDRLVTTRVDATDHWAAKTLAMRAHATQISVDGERFALSNGIAQEIDAVEYYTLLMGPTPRVHPGEYETDLFAGL; encoded by the coding sequence GTGATGGACAGGCGACTCATGATGGTGCACGCGCACCCCGACGACGAGAGCATCGTGACGGGTGCGACGCTGGCGAAGTACGCGGCGGAGGGGGTCGGGGTCACGCTGGTGACCTGCACCCGGGGCGAGGAGGGCGAGGTCATCCCCGACGACCTCGCGCACCTGGCCGCCGACCGCGAGGACACCCTCGGCGACCACCGCGTCGGCGAGCTGGACAAGGCCTGTGTGGCACTGGGCGTGCGCGACCACCGCTTCCTCGGCGGGGCCGGGCGCTACCGGGACTCGGGGATGATGGGCGGTCCGGCCAACGACCACCCCCGCGCGTTCTGGGGCGCCGACCCGGAGGAGGCCGCGCGCCTGCTGGCCGGACTCATCCGCGAGGTCCGCCCGCACGTGGTCGTCAGCTACGACGAGCACGGTGGCTACGGCCACCCCGACCACATCCAGGCCCACCGGGTCACCCGCCTCGGCTGCGTGAAGGCCGCCGAGCGCGCGATGCCGGGCACGCCCTGGCAGGTCCGCAAGCTCTACGCGATCGCCCAGCCGGTGTCGCGGATCGAGGCGGTCATCGAGCGCATGACCGAGGAGCCCGGCCCGTTCACGCCACCCGCGCAGGTGTCCGACATCGCGCGCGGCACCCCGGACCGGCTGGTGACCACGCGGGTGGACGCCACCGACCACTGGGCCGCCAAGACCCTGGCGATGCGCGCCCACGCCACACAGATCTCCGTGGACGGCGAGCGGTTCGCGCTGTCCAACGGCATCGCCCAGGAGATCGACGCCGTCGAGTACTACACCCTCCTCATGGGGCCGACGCCGCGCGTCCACCCGGGCGAGTACGAGACCGACCTCTTCGCGGGCTTGTGA
- a CDS encoding prolyl oligopeptidase family serine peptidase produces MSFPRQLARTRRFTTGVPRAFQISPDGGRVAFLRGRDGVDTATCLWVHDAERGTDAVLADPHALGADDENLPPEERARRERLRESGGGIVSYSVDEAFTRAVFTLSGRLFYVDLVGDDTDPRELPATTPVVDPRVSPRGDRVAYVSGGALRVIDIAGAEDDHGDRVLAQDGDEHVTWGLADFVAAEEMDRIRGFWWAPDGSALLATRVDESAVQRWYVDDPASPEQEPTALRYPAAGTDNPGVRLAVLPVASSAAYRTSGPPAPVWVEWDHDALPYLPTAGWTTGPDGNPTVVFTGQSRDQRTLTLFSADPATGLVAEVRTDTDDVWVEIMPGVPAHTSGGALVWIARDADGGARRVYADGRPVSPADVYVRGVVDVDGDRILYSASPAGRPGDVSLWLVDLGTGLSAPVELPGHGCSQSADAEAHSGLRSGRLRGDTMVVQHRSMDFAGVRTLVLRNASTETRRELSEIASLAETPDLPDLRVTTWRAGEREIPCALVLPSWYQDGGRPLPVLMAPYGGPHAQRVLSARGAYLSAQWFAEQGFAVLIADGRGTPGVGVEWEQSVHLDLAAPVLEDQVDALRDAAERFDCLDTSRVGIHGWSFGGYLAALAVLRRPDVFHAAVAGAPVIDWRLYDTHYTERYLGTPEGEPEAYGRSSLLEDAGKLERPLMMIHGLSDDNVVFAHTQRMSSALLAAGRPHTVLPLSGVTHSPSDPVVAENLLLLQVRFLKDGLTGE; encoded by the coding sequence ATGAGCTTTCCTCGCCAACTCGCCCGAACCCGTCGCTTCACCACCGGTGTGCCGCGCGCCTTCCAGATCTCGCCGGACGGGGGGCGCGTCGCCTTCCTCCGGGGCCGCGACGGCGTCGACACCGCCACCTGCCTGTGGGTCCACGACGCCGAACGGGGCACGGACGCGGTCCTGGCCGACCCCCACGCCCTGGGCGCCGACGACGAGAACCTGCCGCCGGAGGAGCGCGCCCGCCGGGAACGGCTGCGCGAGAGCGGCGGCGGCATCGTGTCCTACTCCGTGGACGAGGCGTTCACCCGCGCGGTGTTCACCCTGTCGGGGCGGCTGTTCTACGTCGACCTGGTGGGCGACGACACCGACCCGCGCGAACTGCCCGCCACCACCCCGGTGGTCGACCCCCGGGTCTCCCCCCGCGGCGACCGCGTGGCCTACGTCAGCGGCGGGGCCCTGCGGGTCATCGACATCGCGGGCGCCGAGGACGACCACGGCGACCGGGTCCTGGCCCAGGACGGCGACGAGCACGTGACGTGGGGCCTGGCGGACTTCGTCGCCGCCGAGGAGATGGACCGGATCCGCGGGTTCTGGTGGGCGCCGGACGGCTCGGCGCTGCTGGCCACCCGGGTCGACGAGTCCGCGGTCCAGCGCTGGTACGTGGACGACCCGGCCAGCCCCGAGCAGGAGCCCACCGCGCTGCGCTACCCGGCCGCGGGCACGGACAACCCGGGGGTGCGCCTGGCGGTGCTGCCGGTCGCCTCCTCCGCCGCGTACCGGACGTCGGGGCCGCCCGCTCCGGTGTGGGTCGAGTGGGACCATGACGCGCTCCCCTACCTGCCCACGGCCGGATGGACCACGGGCCCGGACGGCAACCCGACGGTGGTGTTCACCGGCCAGAGCCGGGACCAGCGCACCCTCACCCTGTTCAGCGCCGACCCGGCCACCGGACTGGTGGCCGAGGTCCGTACGGACACCGACGACGTGTGGGTGGAGATCATGCCGGGCGTGCCGGCCCACACCTCCGGCGGCGCCCTGGTGTGGATCGCGCGCGACGCCGACGGCGGCGCGCGCCGGGTGTACGCGGACGGGCGGCCGGTCAGCCCGGCCGACGTGTACGTGCGCGGCGTGGTGGACGTGGACGGCGACCGGATCCTGTACTCGGCGTCGCCCGCGGGGCGGCCCGGCGACGTGTCGCTGTGGCTGGTGGACCTGGGCACGGGGCTGTCGGCACCGGTGGAGCTGCCCGGCCACGGGTGTTCACAGTCCGCGGACGCCGAGGCGCACAGCGGCCTGCGGTCGGGTCGGCTGCGGGGCGACACGATGGTCGTGCAGCACCGGTCGATGGACTTCGCGGGCGTGCGCACGCTGGTGCTGCGCAACGCGAGCACGGAGACCCGGCGGGAGCTCAGCGAGATCGCCAGCCTCGCCGAGACCCCGGACCTGCCGGACCTGCGGGTGACCACGTGGCGTGCCGGAGAGCGGGAGATCCCCTGCGCGCTGGTGCTGCCGTCCTGGTACCAGGACGGCGGGCGGCCCCTGCCGGTGCTGATGGCGCCCTACGGCGGTCCGCACGCGCAGCGGGTGCTCAGCGCCCGCGGCGCGTACCTGAGCGCGCAGTGGTTCGCCGAACAGGGGTTCGCGGTGCTCATCGCCGACGGCCGGGGCACCCCGGGTGTGGGCGTGGAGTGGGAGCAGTCCGTGCACCTGGACCTCGCCGCCCCGGTGCTGGAGGACCAGGTGGACGCGCTGCGGGACGCGGCGGAACGGTTCGACTGCCTGGACACGTCGCGGGTGGGCATCCACGGCTGGTCGTTCGGCGGCTACCTGGCCGCGCTGGCGGTGCTGCGCCGCCCGGACGTGTTCCACGCGGCGGTGGCGGGCGCGCCGGTGATCGACTGGCGGCTGTACGACACCCACTACACCGAGCGCTACCTGGGCACCCCCGAGGGCGAGCCGGAGGCCTACGGCCGCAGTTCGCTGCTGGAGGACGCGGGCAAGCTGGAGCGCCCGCTCATGATGATCCACGGGCTGTCCGACGACAACGTGGTGTTCGCGCACACGCAGCGGATGTCCTCGGCCCTGCTGGCGGCGGGCAGGCCGCACACCGTGCTGCCGCTGTCGGGGGTGACGCACTCACCGTCGGACCCGGTGGTGGCGGAGAACCTGCTGCTGTTGCAGGTGCGGTTCCTCAAGGACGGGCTCACGGGCGAGTAG